From one Sphingobacteriales bacterium genomic stretch:
- a CDS encoding DUF58 domain-containing protein: MNSIKNNYQRFIYNTFLTRRFFYAWAIVVLFFILSFSFDFLLPLAKLLLILLASFSVLDFIIVKISDKKIDCSRETPSVLPLGDEQQIRIFIRNNQLTTANIEVADELPVEFQKRDFSFKFHLSSGEQKMVTYSVRPLTRGEYSFGNCNIFVSTLLGLIQHKIIFQLKTVTPVYPSSVQVRKHELLLFNRLHTFQGIRKMRKIGHSYEFEQIKSYTGGDDVRTINWKATGRRNQIMVNQYGDEKSQQIYSILDKSRAMDLPFNGLSLLDYAINTTLVISNTAIRKEDKAGILTFNEKMGSFIKASKKPGQLKLISETLHKEQESGLEANFELLFNAVNKLIKQRSLLILYTNFESYYTLERYLPVLRRLNHTHLLLVVVFKNTEIERYSYEHASDTLEIYHKTIGKKILAEKEMMVKELAKYGIQSVLTAPEDLSTLTINKYLEFKAKGWI, encoded by the coding sequence GCATGGGCCATAGTGGTTTTGTTTTTTATCCTCAGTTTCTCTTTTGATTTCCTCTTACCATTAGCAAAATTGTTACTGATTCTGCTGGCATCATTTTCAGTGCTGGATTTTATTATCGTAAAGATATCTGATAAGAAAATAGATTGTTCCAGAGAGACTCCTTCCGTTTTGCCATTGGGCGATGAACAACAGATTCGCATTTTCATCCGAAACAACCAACTGACCACTGCAAACATTGAAGTGGCAGACGAATTGCCTGTTGAATTTCAAAAGAGAGACTTCTCATTCAAATTCCACCTGTCATCCGGCGAACAGAAAATGGTAACCTATTCAGTCCGGCCGCTGACAAGAGGCGAATATTCCTTTGGAAACTGCAACATTTTTGTTTCCACCTTACTTGGCCTGATTCAGCATAAAATTATCTTCCAACTAAAAACGGTCACCCCTGTTTATCCATCATCCGTTCAAGTCAGGAAACATGAGTTATTATTATTCAACAGACTGCACACCTTTCAGGGTATCCGGAAAATGCGCAAAATCGGGCATAGCTATGAATTTGAGCAGATAAAAAGCTATACCGGCGGCGATGATGTCCGAACCATCAACTGGAAAGCGACCGGACGGCGAAACCAGATTATGGTTAACCAATACGGAGATGAAAAATCCCAGCAGATTTATTCCATACTGGACAAAAGCAGGGCAATGGATTTACCGTTCAACGGGTTAAGTTTACTGGATTATGCCATCAACACCACCTTGGTGATTTCCAACACGGCCATTCGGAAAGAGGACAAAGCTGGTATCCTCACCTTTAATGAAAAGATGGGCAGTTTCATCAAAGCTTCAAAAAAACCAGGGCAGTTGAAACTGATTTCAGAAACGCTGCACAAAGAACAGGAAAGCGGTTTGGAAGCAAATTTCGAATTGCTGTTTAATGCTGTCAACAAACTGATCAAACAGCGCAGCCTGCTGATACTCTATACAAACTTTGAGAGTTACTACACGCTGGAAAGATACCTGCCTGTTTTAAGAAGATTAAATCACACACATTTATTGCTTGTGGTGGTTTTTAAAAATACCGAGATTGAAAGATACAGCTATGAACACGCCTCCGATACGCTGGAAATCTACCACAAGACTATCGGTAAAAAAATACTTGCAGAAAAGGAAATGATGGTGAAAGAATTAGCCAAATACGGCATTCAGTCGGTGCTGACCGCTCCGGAAGACTTATCAACGCTGACCATCAATAAATACCTTGAATTTAAGGCTAAAGGCTGGATATGA
- a CDS encoding AarF/ABC1/UbiB kinase family protein → MQEQDKIPTSKVERASRVFRTSMKVGANYIKHSAQKAVSKEVDEDAYNQKNAEELFKLMSQLKGSALKIAQMMSMDNGLLPKGYAEKFAMAQNSAMALSAPLVMNTFKKYIGKAPNELFDSFKLNAVYAASIGQVHEAYKGGRKLAVKLQYPGVADSIHSDINLVKPLILRFIGVKEKDVRQYFEEFEERLNEECDYELELKNGTEIAEACRDIPNLIIPKYYKGLSGKKILTMEWIDARPLQSFIDNETDQAKKNQVGQALLDFLHTSIHVHHRFHADPHPGNFLVTNDNKLVVLDFGCVKVLPEDFYTYYFALAKDEVFNDPGKLRICLEGLDMLWKEDSEEVEKLFYETAVRAIQNMSKPMKSDVFYFGDKAFYDELQAHGEEIMGNKDFRKPSAMRGSRHAIYLHRAFFGLYSILFKLDATVNIDRRFLDKIHID, encoded by the coding sequence ATGCAGGAACAAGATAAGATACCAACTTCCAAAGTGGAAAGAGCTTCCAGGGTATTCCGGACCAGCATGAAGGTGGGTGCCAATTATATCAAACACAGCGCACAGAAAGCCGTCAGTAAGGAGGTGGATGAAGATGCGTATAATCAGAAAAATGCGGAGGAATTGTTTAAACTGATGAGCCAGTTGAAGGGCAGTGCCCTGAAAATTGCACAAATGATGAGCATGGACAATGGCTTATTGCCGAAAGGATATGCCGAGAAATTTGCGATGGCACAAAACAGCGCAATGGCTCTGAGTGCGCCCTTGGTCATGAACACGTTTAAAAAATATATTGGCAAAGCACCCAACGAACTTTTCGATTCATTCAAGCTGAATGCGGTGTATGCAGCATCTATCGGTCAGGTACATGAGGCTTATAAAGGCGGCAGGAAGCTGGCCGTTAAGCTGCAATATCCCGGTGTGGCCGACAGTATCCATTCCGATATTAATTTGGTGAAACCGCTCATTCTGCGATTTATCGGGGTAAAAGAAAAGGACGTCAGGCAATATTTTGAGGAATTTGAAGAACGGCTGAATGAAGAATGTGACTACGAACTGGAATTGAAAAACGGAACGGAAATAGCCGAAGCCTGCAGGGATATTCCCAATCTGATCATTCCCAAATATTACAAAGGTTTATCGGGAAAGAAAATACTGACGATGGAATGGATAGATGCCCGGCCATTGCAGTCTTTCATAGACAATGAAACCGACCAGGCAAAGAAGAATCAGGTCGGGCAGGCGTTGCTGGATTTTTTGCACACATCCATTCACGTGCATCATCGTTTTCATGCCGATCCGCATCCGGGTAATTTCCTGGTGACAAATGATAACAAGTTGGTTGTACTGGATTTCGGCTGTGTTAAGGTTTTACCGGAAGATTTTTATACCTACTATTTCGCATTGGCGAAAGACGAAGTCTTTAATGACCCCGGAAAATTGCGCATTTGCCTGGAAGGCCTGGATATGCTGTGGAAAGAGGATAGCGAAGAGGTGGAGAAGCTGTTTTATGAAACCGCTGTCCGGGCGATACAGAACATGTCGAAACCCATGAAAAGCGATGTTTTTTATTTCGGCGATAAGGCATTTTACGATGAACTGCAGGCACACGGAGAAGAAATCATGGGCAATAAAGATTTCAGGAAGCCTTCTGCCATGCGCGGCTCCAGGCATGCCATTTACCTGCATCGCGCATTTTTCGGACTTTATTCCATTTTGTTCAAACTGGATGCCACCGTCAATATAGACAGACGGTTTTTGGATAAGATTCACATTGACTGA